A single region of the Xenopus laevis strain J_2021 chromosome 4L, Xenopus_laevis_v10.1, whole genome shotgun sequence genome encodes:
- the tnni2.L gene encoding troponin I, fast skeletal muscle, which translates to MGEDDKKSKLSNTRKTHLKSLMLQVAKTALEKEEADIAAEKEAYLSEHCPPLSLPSNLADLQEFCKKMHAKIDVVDEERYDTEVKVQKSTKELEDLNQKMFDLRGKFKRPALKRVRMSADAMLRALLGSKHKVNMELRANLKQVKKEDTDKEKDLRDVGDWRKNIEEKSGMEGRKKMFESEA; encoded by the exons ATGGGTGAAGA TGAC AAGAAATCCAAGCTCTCCAATACTCGCAAAACCCACCTGAAG AGCTTGATGCTCCAGGTGGCCAAAACTGCACTTGAGAAAGAAGAAGCTGATATTGCCGCAGAGAAGGAAGCCTACCTGAGTGAGCACTGCCCACCCCTGAGCCTGCCAAGCAATTTGGCAGATCTCCAG GAGTTCTGCAAGAAGATGCATGCCAAAATTGATGTGGTTGATGAGGAGAGATATGACACAGAAGTCAAAGTCCAGAAGAGCACAAAGGAG CTGGAAGACTTGAACCAGAAGATGTTTGATCTGCGTGGCAAGTTCAAGAGGCCCGCCCTTAAACGTGTCCGCATGTCAGCTGATGCTATGCTGCGTGCTCTGCTTGGCTCCAAGCACAAGGTCAACATGGAACTCCGTGCCAACCTCAAACAGGTCAAGAAGGAAGACACTGACAAG GAGAAGGATCTCCGTGATGTTGGTGACTGGCGTAAGAACATTGAGGAGAAATCTGgcatggaaggcaggaagaagaTGTTTGAATCTGAGGCTTAA